The Ornithorhynchus anatinus isolate Pmale09 chromosome 1, mOrnAna1.pri.v4, whole genome shotgun sequence genome includes a window with the following:
- the ZFP36L1 gene encoding mRNA decay activator protein ZFP36L1: MSTALVSTTIFDLSEVLCKSNKMLNYSPSGAGGCLLDRKAVGTPAGGAFSRRHSVTLPSSKYHQNQLLSSLKGEPAPALAGARDRFRDRSFSEGLPPQKQPGGGGQVNSSRYKTELCRPFEENGACKYGDKCQFAHGIHELRSLTRHPKYKTELCRTFHTIGFCPYGPRCHFIHNAEERRALAGSRDLAADRPRLQHSFSFAGFPSAAATAAASGLLDSPTSITPPPILTADDLLGSPTLPDGASNPFTFSSQELASLFAPSMGVPGGGGSPTAFLFRPMSESPPMFDSPPSPQDSLSDQEGYLSSSSSSHSGSDSPILDTSRRLPIFSRLSISDD, encoded by the exons ATGTCCACTGCTCTGGTGTCTACAACCATCTTCGACCTGAGCGAAGTTTTATGCAAG agTAACAAGATGCTGAACTACAGCCCCTCGGGCGCAGGGGGCTGCCTGCTGGACAGGAAGGCGGTGGGCACCCCGGCGGGCGGGGCCTTCTCCCGGAGGCACTCGGTCACCCTGCCCAGCTCCAAGTACCACCAGAACCAGCTCCTGAGCAGCCTGAAGGGAGAgccggccccggccctggccgGCGCCCGGGACCGCTTCCGCGACCGTTCCTTCTCGGAGGGCCTGCCCCCTCAGAagcagccggggggcggggggcaggtcaACTCCAGCCGCTACAAGACGGAGCTGTGCCGCCCCTTCGAGGAGAACGGCGCCTGCAAGTACGGGGACAAATGCCAGTTCGCCCACGGGATCCACGAGCTGCGTAGTCTGACGCGCCACCCCAAGTACAAGACGGAGCTGTGCCGCACCTTCCACACCATCGGCTTCTGCCCCTACGGCCCCCGCTGCCACTTCATCCACAACGCCGAGGAGCGGCGGGCCCTGGCCGGGAGCCGGGACCTGGCCGCCGACCGCCCCCGCCTCCAGCACAGCTTCAGCTTCGCCGGCTTCCCCAGCGCCGCCGCCACGGCCGCCGCCTCCGGGCTGCTGGACAGCCCCACTTCCATCACCCCGCCCCCCATCCTCACCGCCGACGACCTGCTGGGCTCGCCCACCCTGCCCGACGGCGCCAGCAACCCCTTCACCTTCTCCAGCCAGGAGCTGGCCAGCCTCTTCGCCCCCAGCATGGGGGTGCCCGGCGGCGGAGGCTCCCCCACCGCCTTCCTCTTCCGTCCCATGTCCGAGTCCCCTCCGATGTTTGactcgccccccagcccccaggactcCCTCTCGGACCAGGAGGGCTACCTGAGCAGTTCCAGCAGTAGCCACAGTGGGTCAGACTCGCCCATCCTGGACACCTCGAGGCGCCTCCCCATTTTCAGCAGACTCTCCATCTCAGACGACTAA